Proteins encoded by one window of Desulfurispira natronophila:
- a CDS encoding outer membrane beta-barrel protein: MQRHYFIKSCLVASALLCAGSIASGYELSEGSRYFGGQFAMLDYDISGANESYEPTALVARMGLFVQDNVAIEGRIGTGLSSDKKYYTYNDADEEVAVELDSLLGLFVIAHMPLEGTGSFYGALGLSRVRTSVEEDDYWYSNYFGDMHFNDTYTVSDTGLSYGVGFEWHMSDVSALNIEYMMYVNESDYSVAALSVGASFGF; encoded by the coding sequence ATGCAGAGACACTATTTTATCAAAAGCTGCCTGGTCGCATCTGCTCTTCTATGTGCAGGTTCAATTGCCAGTGGTTATGAACTTTCCGAAGGTTCGCGATACTTTGGTGGACAGTTCGCTATGCTCGACTATGATATCAGCGGTGCAAATGAATCCTACGAGCCAACAGCGCTGGTTGCGCGTATGGGGCTGTTTGTTCAGGATAATGTGGCCATTGAAGGTCGTATTGGAACTGGATTAAGCAGTGACAAAAAGTACTATACGTACAACGATGCTGATGAAGAGGTTGCTGTTGAGCTGGACTCATTGCTGGGATTGTTTGTCATCGCGCATATGCCACTGGAAGGCACTGGAAGTTTTTACGGTGCACTCGGATTATCCCGAGTGAGAACTAGCGTGGAAGAAGATGACTACTGGTACAGTAACTATTTTGGCGACATGCACTTCAACGACACATACACAGTTTCGGACACAGGCCTTTCTTATGGTGTGGGATTTGAGTGGCACATGAGCGATGTGTCTGCCCTGAATATTGAGTATATGATGTATGTAAATGAATCAGACTATTCAGTGGCAGCGTTGAGCGTAGGTGCATCCTTCGGATTTTAA
- a CDS encoding indolepyruvate oxidoreductase subunit beta has protein sequence MEDKITNILLAGVGGQGILLTSEILSEVALGKGLDVKKSEVHGMAQRGGSVVSHVRIGKEVHSPLIRSGEANFLLSFEKMETLRWQSLISRDTVCIVNDTQIFPTNVNVGLDKYPEDIDAFLDQNFNACFRVDASKLAVQAGTAKAANIVLVGALARLLTDYDKELWLDAIKRKVPKATVKINCEAFRLGYESMVL, from the coding sequence ATGGAAGATAAAATAACCAATATACTGCTGGCCGGTGTTGGAGGACAGGGAATCCTGCTTACCAGCGAAATACTCAGCGAAGTCGCCCTTGGCAAAGGCCTGGATGTAAAAAAGAGCGAAGTACACGGCATGGCACAGCGAGGCGGCTCCGTGGTCAGTCACGTGCGCATCGGCAAGGAAGTTCACTCCCCCTTGATCCGCAGTGGCGAAGCCAACTTCCTGCTCTCCTTTGAAAAAATGGAGACCCTGCGCTGGCAGTCACTGATCTCTCGCGATACCGTCTGCATTGTTAACGACACTCAGATCTTCCCCACCAACGTCAATGTCGGCCTGGACAAGTACCCAGAAGACATCGACGCTTTCCTGGACCAAAACTTTAACGCCTGTTTCCGGGTTGACGCCAGCAAACTGGCCGTGCAGGCAGGAACCGCCAAAGCTGCCAATATTGTACTGGTAGGCGCCCTGGCCCGCCTGCTTACCGACTACGACAAGGAGCTGTGGCTCGACGCCATCAAGCGCAAAGTCCCCAAAGCTACTGTCAAAATCAACTGCGAAGCCTTCCGGTTAGGCTATGAGTCCATGGTACTTTAA
- the cas1 gene encoding CRISPR-associated endonuclease Cas1 has protein sequence MATVVIDEQGAHVQYKNNQLVITSHDDNLSWSIPKMNIERLLVVGRTTLAQNALDFLLEASIPTHFATTSGFYKGQLCGIDGKNVFARMKQYERYAHPTYRNDLAKTIVRQKVNNLRYFLSKHNRYHASASIESAVTAIKATLQGLEQAVNTDEIRGIEGACAAVYFQAYGSIFEHRNFQFRKRSRRPPLDPINAMLSLGYTLLLAEVITALQSTGLDTYVGYLHSADYGRPSLACDLQEEFRYIVDELVVKLVNLKQIKPDDFEYQENGAVILTEPAREVFYRAFESKLRGGTTYEGKRHSYRRIIQQQAQKFSKSLFESEPSYHPFARPKN, from the coding sequence ATGGCTACGGTGGTTATTGACGAGCAGGGAGCGCACGTCCAGTATAAAAATAATCAGTTGGTGATTACTTCACACGACGATAACCTGAGTTGGAGTATCCCCAAGATGAATATTGAGCGTTTACTGGTTGTTGGACGCACAACGCTGGCCCAGAATGCTCTGGACTTTTTACTTGAAGCGAGCATCCCTACGCATTTCGCTACTACATCGGGGTTCTATAAGGGCCAGCTTTGTGGAATAGATGGCAAAAACGTTTTTGCCCGTATGAAGCAATATGAACGTTATGCTCATCCTACTTATCGCAATGACCTGGCAAAAACGATTGTGCGGCAAAAGGTCAACAACCTGCGGTATTTTCTCTCTAAGCACAATCGCTACCACGCAAGTGCTTCAATAGAGAGTGCAGTTACGGCAATAAAAGCTACTCTCCAGGGTCTAGAGCAGGCCGTTAACACGGATGAGATTCGCGGCATCGAGGGCGCATGCGCAGCGGTTTATTTTCAGGCATATGGCAGTATCTTTGAGCATCGCAATTTTCAATTCCGCAAGCGCAGCCGTCGCCCTCCACTCGACCCGATTAATGCCATGCTCAGCCTGGGCTATACTCTTCTTTTGGCAGAGGTGATTACGGCCCTGCAAAGTACGGGACTGGATACATATGTGGGTTATTTACACAGTGCCGACTATGGACGTCCCTCACTCGCTTGCGATTTGCAGGAGGAGTTTCGTTATATTGTCGATGAGCTGGTGGTTAAGCTGGTAAATCTCAAACAAATCAAACCAGATGACTTTGAATACCAGGAAAATGGGGCGGTTATTCTTACTGAGCCAGCAAGGGAAGTATTTTATCGTGCTTTTGAAAGCAAGTTACGTGGTGGAACTACGTATGAAGGTAAACGGCACTCATACCGACGAATAATTCAGCAGCAAGCTCAAAAGTTTAGCAAGTCACTGTTTGAAAGCGAACCGTCCTACCATCCTTTTGCTCGACCAAAGAACTAG
- the modA gene encoding molybdate ABC transporter substrate-binding protein produces the protein MIKRYLLVLILLLCTYGIVLAQERPLTVFCAADLRYAMDEVVAVFKQKHPDAKVETIYGSSGRAYAQIRNNAPYDLYFSANIDYPERLLKDGHGIGKAELYAIGRVVLWQRKGGRLDLSQGMEVLRDPSIRRLAIANPEHAPYGVAGMEALKTHGMWEDLQSKLVMGENISQAAHFAASGAADVGIIAYSLALAPEMKEIAEPFQLIDAKAHNPLRQGYMITNYGAGHSLSRVFADFVQSKEGKEILKLYGFEAPGQ, from the coding sequence ATGATAAAGCGGTATTTGTTGGTTCTGATCCTTTTATTGTGTACCTATGGTATTGTTCTGGCCCAGGAAAGGCCATTGACCGTCTTTTGCGCTGCCGATTTGCGTTACGCCATGGATGAAGTGGTCGCAGTCTTCAAGCAAAAGCACCCTGATGCCAAGGTGGAGACTATCTACGGCTCCAGTGGCCGTGCCTACGCCCAGATTCGCAACAACGCCCCCTATGACCTCTACTTTTCGGCCAACATTGATTATCCCGAGCGCCTGTTGAAGGACGGCCATGGCATAGGAAAGGCCGAGCTCTACGCCATTGGGCGAGTGGTACTTTGGCAGCGTAAAGGGGGGAGGCTTGACCTGAGCCAGGGGATGGAAGTGCTGCGCGATCCTTCCATTCGACGTCTGGCTATTGCCAATCCTGAGCACGCTCCCTACGGCGTTGCTGGCATGGAAGCTCTGAAAACTCACGGCATGTGGGAAGATCTGCAAAGCAAACTGGTTATGGGCGAGAATATTTCTCAGGCAGCACACTTTGCCGCCAGTGGTGCTGCTGACGTAGGAATTATCGCCTACTCCCTGGCCCTGGCACCGGAAATGAAAGAAATTGCTGAGCCATTTCAGCTGATCGATGCGAAGGCCCATAACCCTTTGCGCCAAGGCTACATGATCACCAACTATGGCGCGGGCCACTCCCTTTCGCGAGTGTTTGCTGACTTTGTGCAAAGCAAAGAGGGCAAAGAGATCCTCAAACTCTACGGCTTTGAAGCGCCAGGGCAATGA
- the iorA gene encoding indolepyruvate ferredoxin oxidoreductase subunit alpha codes for MTEQNQASTPSTRLLSGNEAIALAARDAGVSLAAGYPGTPSTEILENIAKEGSLYCEWAPNEKVALEVCIGASFTGARTLCTTKHVGLNVAADPLFTAAYTGVRGGLVIICADDPGMHSSQNEQDNRHYARAAKILMLEPADANEAYHFTRAAFELSERFDIPVLVRTTTRINHGKGVVQLQPAENISHRTFDTQRDPQKLVMIPAFARMRHEILEASLERMATYASDCDLNTTTRNGSKVGVITSGVSYAYVREVVPADWSILKLGFTHPLPETLISDFCCSVDEVVVVEELDPYLEDTVRRLGFACKGKELFGRTGELNPDIIAKGLGLDHRASDVPAKQLPPRPPVLCPGCPHRGPFTVLKKLDVFVSGDIGCYTLGVNKPLDSIHACVCMGASIGMAHGMDRVLSPEQRRKVVAVIGDSTFLHTGINALVNMVYNRSTSTVFILDNSITAMTGQQGNPGFGPTLMGEPTANVNMEELCRAMGVKHVYKADAFDTVSLETLARREVNRDELSVIIVERECILAFKDIVKPALEVNQSTCIGCRACLKVGCPALIWHEQNRKVSIDPTLCTGCNICVPECPVDAIITPKKS; via the coding sequence ATGACTGAACAAAATCAAGCTTCTACCCCATCGACCCGTCTGCTTTCCGGCAATGAGGCCATTGCCCTGGCAGCCCGTGATGCTGGTGTTTCTTTGGCTGCGGGATACCCTGGCACTCCCAGCACTGAAATTCTGGAGAACATTGCGAAGGAAGGCTCCCTTTACTGTGAGTGGGCTCCCAACGAAAAAGTGGCCCTGGAGGTCTGCATAGGCGCCTCTTTTACCGGAGCCCGCACCCTGTGCACCACCAAGCATGTTGGACTGAACGTGGCGGCTGACCCCCTGTTCACTGCTGCCTACACCGGTGTACGTGGCGGATTGGTTATCATCTGTGCCGATGATCCTGGCATGCACTCCAGTCAAAATGAGCAGGATAACCGGCATTACGCCCGGGCAGCCAAAATTCTCATGCTGGAACCGGCAGATGCGAATGAGGCCTACCACTTCACCCGCGCTGCCTTTGAGCTGAGCGAGCGCTTCGATATTCCCGTGCTGGTGCGCACCACTACCCGCATCAACCATGGCAAAGGGGTAGTTCAGCTGCAACCGGCAGAAAATATCTCCCACCGCACCTTCGACACCCAGCGCGACCCACAGAAACTGGTTATGATCCCCGCCTTCGCCCGCATGCGACACGAAATCCTGGAGGCATCTTTGGAGCGCATGGCGACTTATGCCAGTGACTGCGACCTCAATACCACGACCCGCAATGGCAGCAAGGTCGGCGTAATTACCTCCGGCGTCAGTTATGCCTATGTTCGCGAAGTAGTTCCTGCCGATTGGAGTATCCTGAAACTGGGCTTCACCCATCCTCTGCCGGAGACCCTCATTAGCGACTTTTGCTGCAGTGTGGACGAAGTCGTCGTTGTGGAGGAGCTTGACCCCTACCTTGAAGATACTGTTCGCCGCCTGGGTTTTGCCTGCAAGGGCAAAGAGCTCTTTGGCCGCACTGGCGAGCTGAACCCTGATATTATTGCCAAAGGCCTGGGGCTGGATCACCGCGCATCTGACGTTCCCGCCAAACAGCTCCCCCCCCGTCCACCCGTACTCTGCCCCGGCTGCCCCCACCGCGGCCCCTTTACCGTTTTGAAAAAACTCGACGTATTTGTCAGTGGCGATATCGGCTGCTATACCCTGGGGGTAAACAAACCCCTGGATTCGATCCACGCTTGTGTCTGTATGGGTGCCAGCATCGGCATGGCCCACGGCATGGATCGAGTGCTTTCCCCAGAGCAGCGGCGCAAAGTGGTAGCTGTCATCGGCGACTCCACTTTCCTGCACACTGGCATCAATGCGCTCGTAAACATGGTTTACAACCGCAGCACCTCTACCGTATTTATACTGGACAACAGCATTACCGCCATGACTGGCCAGCAAGGCAATCCTGGCTTCGGCCCCACCCTGATGGGTGAACCCACCGCCAACGTCAATATGGAGGAGCTATGCCGCGCCATGGGCGTGAAGCACGTATACAAGGCCGATGCCTTTGATACGGTCTCTTTGGAAACCCTGGCCCGTCGCGAAGTAAACCGGGACGAGCTCAGCGTCATCATCGTGGAGCGCGAATGCATACTGGCCTTCAAGGATATTGTTAAGCCGGCACTGGAAGTGAATCAGAGCACCTGCATTGGTTGTCGCGCCTGCCTCAAGGTGGGATGTCCAGCTCTGATCTGGCATGAGCAGAACCGTAAGGTCAGTATCGACCCCACCCTCTGCACCGGCTGCAATATTTGTGTGCCCGAGTGCCCTGTAGACGCAATCATCACTCCCAAAAAATCCTAG
- a CDS encoding alpha/beta fold hydrolase, translating into MEFLNSHGTMYYELHGESDKTILLIHGFPLDSSMWKPQIPFLVKSGYSVLLLDLPGLGQSLYKRALSIDEMADEIADMLQTTNTTPCCVGGMSMGGYVALSLALRHPDCFNKLALIVTRAEADSEEAREGRYKLAEEVRQNGTKAAADIFIDKVLDVDSDPKLRDVVYSIMTKAPAAGVVAALEAMAQRPDRIATLPEIDALTLVMWAEKDKAMPPESARNMLTGIADASEARLPGGHLTNMEYPEEFNRALLRFLES; encoded by the coding sequence ATGGAATTTCTCAATTCTCATGGCACAATGTACTATGAGCTTCATGGAGAAAGCGACAAGACGATCTTGCTTATCCACGGTTTTCCGCTAGACAGCAGTATGTGGAAGCCTCAGATACCCTTTCTGGTGAAATCTGGCTACTCGGTTTTACTGCTGGACCTGCCAGGACTGGGGCAGTCACTATATAAGCGAGCCCTTTCCATTGACGAAATGGCTGATGAAATTGCCGATATGCTGCAAACCACCAATACTACCCCCTGCTGCGTCGGTGGTATGTCCATGGGCGGGTATGTGGCACTGTCGCTGGCTCTGCGTCATCCCGACTGCTTCAATAAACTGGCACTGATTGTAACTCGCGCCGAAGCCGACAGTGAAGAGGCTCGCGAAGGCCGCTATAAGCTGGCAGAAGAAGTTCGTCAAAATGGCACCAAAGCAGCAGCCGATATCTTTATAGACAAGGTGCTTGACGTCGACAGCGACCCGAAACTGCGGGATGTGGTTTACAGCATTATGACCAAGGCTCCGGCCGCCGGTGTGGTTGCAGCCCTGGAAGCCATGGCACAGCGCCCGGACCGTATAGCGACCTTGCCTGAGATAGATGCTCTGACACTGGTAATGTGGGCAGAAAAAGACAAAGCCATGCCGCCGGAATCCGCGCGCAATATGCTGACAGGTATTGCCGACGCCAGTGAAGCCAGACTTCCCGGCGGCCATTTGACCAACATGGAGTATCCGGAAGAGTTCAACCGGGCCTTGCTGCGCTTCCTGGAAAGCTGA
- a CDS encoding peroxiredoxin family protein, producing the protein MLRFLMLATLLWLLIVPAQALVGEKAYDITAEDILSGEEVSLRHFEGSYVYLVFFNSQCPPCRNELQYIVDNYYILQQHEVQVLGVAMDRQAQDVRNIIMERGIPFPVVMASPSITMLYEDVRIVPYTFLVDPEGVVAFQHMGRLPEGKLKELMKTLDQTNSDTQAAPTQMD; encoded by the coding sequence ATGTTGAGATTTCTGATGCTGGCCACACTTCTGTGGCTGTTGATAGTGCCGGCACAGGCACTGGTGGGAGAAAAAGCCTACGACATTACCGCCGAGGATATTTTAAGTGGTGAAGAGGTTTCCTTGCGCCACTTTGAGGGATCCTATGTCTACCTTGTCTTCTTTAACTCCCAGTGTCCGCCTTGCCGTAATGAATTACAGTATATAGTGGATAACTACTATATACTGCAACAGCATGAGGTCCAGGTGCTGGGCGTGGCTATGGATCGCCAGGCTCAGGATGTCCGAAACATTATCATGGAGCGCGGTATACCGTTTCCCGTGGTTATGGCTTCCCCTTCCATAACCATGCTGTATGAGGATGTGCGCATAGTTCCCTACACGTTTCTTGTTGACCCTGAGGGCGTGGTTGCTTTCCAGCATATGGGTCGACTGCCAGAAGGCAAGTTGAAGGAACTTATGAAGACCCTTGACCAAACCAATTCTGATACTCAAGCAGCACCAACACAAATGGACTGA
- the cas2 gene encoding CRISPR-associated endonuclease Cas2 — protein MIVIIAYDIPSTKRRTRLHKALKGYGVNAQRSVFECDVSPEQMKGLLTMLEFMIDPGEDDLRIYPLCKGCQDKVKSLGVGDFNRSEEIIII, from the coding sequence ATGATTGTTATTATTGCTTATGACATTCCAAGTACCAAGCGTCGCACTCGTCTGCATAAAGCTTTAAAGGGCTATGGCGTTAATGCTCAGCGCAGTGTTTTTGAGTGTGACGTTAGCCCCGAGCAGATGAAAGGCCTTTTGACAATGCTGGAGTTTATGATTGACCCGGGCGAGGACGACCTGCGTATTTATCCGCTGTGCAAGGGCTGCCAGGATAAAGTAAAAAGTCTTGGCGTTGGAGACTTTAATCGCAGTGAGGAAATTATCATCATTTAA
- a CDS encoding TatD family hydrolase, protein MQSGFIDSHVHLQDFEELPDSAYSQSPCLIPAIQGEDNRQLAVRCQSARFALGYHPMFLPESIDWQAFGQLLDEGGFCAVGECGLDRRAPDRARQHEVFESQIRLAMERDLPLVIHGVGCLDELVDLSRRYRFRGVLHFYQYKTIPEVFRASDLYFGYCAKMQRSSRSRKLFAQMPRDRILVETDGDAHTPPCWQALGSAYRDLAKLRNEPLDGLVQQVAQNYEALFAK, encoded by the coding sequence ATGCAATCAGGTTTTATCGACTCCCACGTGCACCTGCAGGACTTTGAAGAGTTGCCGGACAGCGCTTACAGTCAGAGCCCCTGCCTGATTCCCGCAATCCAGGGCGAAGATAATCGCCAATTGGCAGTGCGTTGCCAGAGTGCTCGTTTTGCCTTGGGATACCATCCCATGTTTTTGCCAGAAAGCATAGATTGGCAGGCATTTGGGCAGCTGTTGGACGAGGGTGGCTTCTGCGCTGTTGGTGAATGTGGCCTGGACCGCCGCGCACCTGACCGGGCGCGCCAGCATGAAGTTTTTGAGTCCCAGATTCGCCTGGCGATGGAGCGGGATTTGCCGCTGGTCATACACGGTGTGGGTTGCCTGGATGAGCTGGTGGATCTGAGCCGCCGTTACCGCTTTCGCGGTGTCCTTCATTTTTATCAGTACAAGACGATTCCGGAAGTGTTTCGTGCCAGTGATCTCTACTTTGGTTATTGCGCTAAAATGCAGCGCTCGTCGCGGTCGCGAAAGCTTTTTGCGCAGATGCCCCGGGACCGCATTTTGGTGGAAACTGACGGCGATGCTCACACGCCTCCCTGTTGGCAGGCCCTTGGGAGCGCCTATCGGGACTTGGCGAAATTGCGCAATGAGCCCCTGGATGGGTTGGTGCAGCAGGTGGCGCAAAATTATGAAGCGCTTTTTGCAAAGTGA
- a CDS encoding ABC transporter ATP-binding protein, with protein sequence MININVTKRLHTADGPMELEFQATVEDGQFVTLFGPSGAGKTTLLRMVAGLTTPDEGTIQVNGQTWFDSNRKTNLTPRQRSIGMVFQDYALFPHMSVAQNIGAALPRTKRQSVVRELLEVAGLLELASRKPDQLSGGQRQRVALARALALQPSLLLLDEPLSALDLQMRLKLQEELLSLHRRYQPTTLLVSHDMSEVFRLSNQVFVLELGQVVRSGSPADVFASSGISNKFRFTGEVVHIVPSGVISIVHILVGSDIVQVVATDKERESLQVGKRVLIASKAFNPLIMPLEE encoded by the coding sequence ATGATCAATATAAACGTCACCAAACGCCTGCACACTGCCGATGGCCCCATGGAGCTGGAGTTTCAGGCCACGGTTGAGGATGGACAGTTTGTTACCCTCTTCGGTCCCTCGGGTGCGGGCAAGACGACCCTGCTGCGCATGGTGGCGGGATTGACAACGCCCGATGAAGGGACGATCCAGGTCAACGGTCAGACCTGGTTTGACTCCAATCGCAAAACCAACCTGACTCCTCGCCAGCGTTCCATCGGCATGGTCTTTCAGGACTACGCCCTCTTTCCCCATATGAGCGTGGCCCAGAATATCGGTGCAGCCCTGCCCAGAACAAAACGGCAAAGCGTGGTACGTGAACTGCTGGAAGTGGCGGGCCTGCTAGAGCTGGCCAGTCGGAAGCCGGATCAACTCTCCGGTGGCCAACGTCAGCGAGTGGCCTTGGCCCGCGCCCTGGCCCTGCAGCCTAGTCTGCTTCTGCTGGATGAGCCTTTGAGTGCACTGGATTTGCAAATGCGTTTGAAGTTACAGGAAGAGCTTCTGAGCCTACACAGGCGCTACCAGCCCACCACCTTGCTGGTCAGTCACGACATGAGTGAAGTCTTTCGCCTCAGCAACCAGGTCTTTGTGTTGGAGTTGGGTCAGGTAGTCCGCAGCGGCAGCCCGGCAGATGTCTTCGCCAGCTCCGGCATCAGCAACAAGTTTCGCTTTACGGGCGAGGTGGTCCACATCGTGCCCAGCGGTGTGATCAGCATCGTGCACATTCTGGTGGGCAGTGACATTGTGCAGGTGGTGGCCACTGATAAGGAGCGAGAGTCCCTGCAGGTGGGTAAGCGGGTGCTGATCGCCTCCAAGGCGTTTAATCCCCTGATTATGCCGCTGGAGGAGTAG
- the csx20 gene encoding CRISPR-associated protein Csx20, with protein sequence MKSLFLIFSHRLTAEQEQDARENLGITHFVPLPSELQELWSNLPPEPDEIHPLLQPIKQWVARHAVSGDIALVTGDFGATWNMVNFCHSLGIIAVYATSRRMVIEERGAQGTTIKRSIFDHVRFRTFR encoded by the coding sequence ATGAAATCTCTCTTTCTGATTTTCTCCCACCGTCTCACCGCCGAGCAGGAACAAGACGCTCGCGAAAATCTTGGCATAACGCATTTTGTTCCCTTACCCTCAGAGCTGCAAGAGCTTTGGAGTAATCTGCCACCGGAGCCGGATGAAATTCATCCTCTGCTGCAACCAATCAAGCAGTGGGTTGCCAGGCACGCTGTAAGTGGTGACATAGCTTTGGTTACTGGAGACTTCGGTGCAACCTGGAATATGGTCAACTTCTGCCACTCTCTTGGTATTATTGCTGTCTATGCCACCAGTCGTCGCATGGTCATTGAAGAGCGCGGCGCACAAGGGACCACGATTAAACGCAGTATTTTCGATCACGTCCGTTTTCGCACATTCCGATAA
- a CDS encoding TOBE domain-containing protein, with the protein MSRFTCGLAQARLYTDRLQANYLLDSSLYSGVYGDERACLEVYMDISGNLPSQLSEKRIELLRQIDRCGSLSAAAKAAGMSYKGAWDAIDAINNLSERTLVKRISGGKGGGGSFLTEEGKRVLRVYDFYADAQRRIGEEIARHGASIASMENFFRRIGMKTSARNQFSGRVSLLRRGAVNDEVVVGLSGGDEITAIVTRDSAEAMELAEGREVYALVKASSILLSTQKPEHISARNVLGGTVERVTGGEVNAEVVLELPGQARLAAVITRESLQRLELKAGQPAWAMFKASSVILGV; encoded by the coding sequence ATGAGTCGCTTTACTTGCGGCTTGGCTCAGGCACGCCTTTATACTGATCGCCTGCAGGCGAATTATTTGCTTGACTCATCGCTATATAGTGGAGTATATGGCGATGAGCGAGCGTGTCTGGAGGTATACATGGACATATCCGGCAACCTTCCTTCCCAGCTTAGTGAAAAGCGTATTGAACTATTGCGCCAGATTGACCGTTGCGGCTCTCTCAGCGCTGCTGCCAAAGCGGCGGGTATGAGCTACAAGGGTGCCTGGGATGCCATTGATGCTATCAATAACCTTTCCGAAAGGACTCTGGTAAAGCGGATCAGTGGTGGTAAAGGTGGTGGTGGCAGCTTTTTGACCGAGGAGGGCAAGCGGGTGCTGCGTGTATATGACTTCTATGCCGATGCCCAGCGGCGCATTGGAGAGGAGATTGCCCGCCACGGTGCCTCAATAGCAAGTATGGAGAATTTTTTTAGGAGGATTGGCATGAAAACCAGTGCCAGAAATCAGTTTAGTGGGCGGGTATCGCTACTGCGCCGTGGAGCCGTCAATGACGAGGTGGTGGTAGGCCTCAGTGGCGGCGACGAAATCACGGCCATCGTTACCCGCGACAGCGCCGAGGCTATGGAATTGGCGGAGGGCCGTGAAGTCTATGCCTTGGTTAAGGCCAGCTCAATTCTGTTATCGACGCAAAAGCCGGAGCATATCAGCGCCCGCAATGTGTTGGGAGGTACGGTGGAGCGGGTGACCGGGGGCGAAGTGAACGCCGAAGTGGTGCTGGAATTGCCCGGCCAGGCGCGCCTGGCGGCAGTCATCACACGAGAATCCTTACAGCGCCTGGAGCTGAAAGCTGGACAGCCCGCTTGGGCGATGTTCAAGGCTTCCAGTGTGATACTCGGGGTGTAA
- a CDS encoding TOBE domain-containing protein → MNTLTGTISAIDSDGSLCLVDIEVAGQRTMSALVVETPGRCPWLHQGNKVEVLFKETEVSIARNLSGDISLRNRLPATVAAVRSEGMLAEISLDFAGQQIDSIITSRSARRMELQVGDRVEWLVKANEISLSG, encoded by the coding sequence ATGAATACCCTGACAGGCACCATCAGTGCCATCGATAGTGATGGCAGCCTCTGCCTGGTGGATATAGAGGTAGCTGGGCAACGCACCATGAGCGCCCTCGTGGTGGAAACCCCGGGACGGTGCCCCTGGCTGCACCAAGGTAATAAGGTGGAAGTGCTCTTTAAGGAAACAGAGGTCTCTATCGCCAGGAACCTTAGTGGAGATATCAGTCTGCGTAACCGCCTGCCAGCTACCGTCGCCGCCGTGCGCAGCGAAGGCATGCTGGCGGAAATTAGCCTGGACTTTGCCGGGCAGCAAATCGACTCCATCATCACCAGCCGTTCTGCCAGGCGCATGGAACTGCAGGTAGGGGATAGGGTGGAGTGGTTGGTGAAGGCCAATGAGATTTCACTTTCAGGCTAA
- the modB gene encoding molybdate ABC transporter permease subunit, translating into MNPDFIQTMTLTFQVALITTIILLVLGIPLAYWLAYTRSRAKSVVETLVSMPLVLPPTVLGFYLLVFFSPVNPVGGFLDSWFNLRLVFSFEGVIVGSVLFSLPFMIHPLQSAFAAIPANLREAAATLGISRLRTLFTILLPNMKPGILAGCILSFAHTVGEFGVVLMVGGNIPGETRMASIAIYDRVEALDYATAHQYAFVLFAITFAILLIVYVVNRRFARMELS; encoded by the coding sequence ATGAACCCTGATTTCATCCAGACCATGACCCTGACCTTCCAGGTGGCGCTCATCACCACCATCATCCTGCTGGTGCTGGGGATTCCCCTGGCGTACTGGCTGGCCTATACCCGCAGTCGGGCAAAGTCGGTGGTGGAGACGCTGGTGAGCATGCCGCTGGTGCTGCCGCCCACGGTGCTGGGTTTCTATCTGCTGGTCTTTTTCAGTCCCGTAAATCCGGTGGGTGGTTTTCTGGATTCCTGGTTCAATCTGCGGCTGGTCTTTAGTTTTGAAGGGGTGATTGTGGGTTCAGTGCTTTTTAGCCTCCCCTTTATGATCCATCCGCTGCAGAGTGCTTTTGCCGCTATTCCCGCCAATCTGCGCGAAGCGGCGGCAACCTTGGGCATTTCCCGCCTCAGAACTTTGTTCACTATTTTGCTGCCCAACATGAAGCCAGGGATTCTGGCCGGGTGCATCCTGAGCTTTGCTCACACGGTGGGGGAGTTCGGGGTGGTGCTGATGGTGGGGGGCAATATTCCCGGTGAAACCCGCATGGCTTCTATCGCTATCTACGACCGGGTGGAGGCACTGGATTACGCCACGGCCCACCAGTACGCCTTTGTGCTCTTTGCCATCACCTTTGCCATTCTGCTGATTGTCTACGTGGTGAACCGGCGCTTTGCCCGCATGGAGCTGTCATGA